The nucleotide window GCGCACGCCGAACTCGTCACCCGGCTGGCGGCGCTGCCCGGAGTCGAGGCGATCGCCCTGGGTGGGTCGCGGGCGCAGGGGACGGCTGGTCCGGACAGCGACTGGGACTTCGGCATCTACTACCGGACCGGGTTCGATCCCGCCGAGGTACGAGCACTCGGTTACGACGGCACCGTGGTCGAGATCGGCGAGTGGGGCGGCGGTGTGTTCAACGGCGGTGCCTGGCTGCAGGTCGACGGCCACAAGACCGACTTGTTGTGGCGAGATCTCGATGTGGTCGAGCACGAGATCGCCGAGGCACGGGCCGGTCGGTGGCGGGTCGAGCCGCTGAGGTTCCACCTGACCGGAATTCCGACCTACCTCCTGCTGGCCGAGTTGGCGGCGAACCGGGCGCTGGTCGGCCGCCTGCCGCGGCCCGGCTACCCGGAGGCGTTGAGAGAGTCGGCCGCCCGGGGCTGGGCCCGCGGGGCCGAACTCACCCTCGACTTCGCCCGCACCGCTCATGCCCGGCAAGGCCGGGTGACCACCTGTTTCGGGGCACTGGCCGTCGGCGCGGCCGAGTTCGCCCACGCCGTGGCCGCCGCTTCCGGCCGCTGGGTGACCAACGACAAGACCCTGCTGTCGATCGGAGGTATGAGCGCTGTGGACGACATCGTCCGCGTGGCCGGCCGGGATCCGAGTCCGGCGGCTCTGATCGCCGCGGTGGACGCGACCGTCGAACTCGGCCGCAGCACGTTGGCGGCGGCTCGGGCCGATCGGTGACCGGCGGCGCGGACGGTCAGCTCACCGCGCGCCGGGTACGCCGCCACAGCAACGCGGCGACGATGCCGATCACCGCAAAACCGGCGGCCAGCAGGTAACCGGCGGCACTGGTGTCGATGGACGCGATCGCGGTGATCGGGGAGAAGTCGACGCCGAACACCTCGGACAACAACGTCGCGGCGGCGATGGTGCCGACCAGCAGGGCCGAACAGATGCTGATGCCGGTGATCAACAGGTTGAAGTTGATCTTGCGGGCCGGATCGTCGGCCGCGGATTCGTACATCTTCAACATCATCAGGCCGTTCGAGGTGTCACCCAAGGTCATCGCGGCGGCGAACAGGAACGGCAGCGACAGCGTGGCCAGCGGCGCCGCACCGGCCAGCCCGGCGGCCCCGGTCAACATCAACAAGCCGATCTGGCTGGAGGTGTCGAACCCCAACGAGAACAGGAATCCGATGCCGTAGATGTGATGCGGGTGCCGGACTCGACGCAACGGCGCGGTCATGATCATCGCCGCCGGACCGCGCGGTGTGAGAGCCTGCGGCGGCACTTCCAGA belongs to Microlunatus elymi and includes:
- a CDS encoding nucleotidyltransferase family protein; its protein translation is MTTDRPADVLDELPPAHAELVTRLAALPGVEAIALGGSRAQGTAGPDSDWDFGIYYRTGFDPAEVRALGYDGTVVEIGEWGGGVFNGGAWLQVDGHKTDLLWRDLDVVEHEIAEARAGRWRVEPLRFHLTGIPTYLLLAELAANRALVGRLPRPGYPEALRESAARGWARGAELTLDFARTAHARQGRVTTCFGALAVGAAEFAHAVAAASGRWVTNDKTLLSIGGMSAVDDIVRVAGRDPSPAALIAAVDATVELGRSTLAAARADR